In one Bradyrhizobium sp. 4 genomic region, the following are encoded:
- a CDS encoding transglycosylase SLT domain-containing protein, with product MIRTWRRRFVAALFICNAGAATAATDNSRPCEREMARASQQHGIPLGILYAVGLTETGRRGALHPYALGADGQTVFAKDMNDAIANFEAMRARGIKLIDLGCMQINHYYHGDKFVSVRAMFDPAGNVDYAARFLKELKQREGSWTMAVARYNAGPNNQPAQKRYVCHIVAHLVSSGFGAWTDKARSFCQPKTS from the coding sequence ATGATCAGGACGTGGCGCCGCAGATTCGTCGCGGCCCTGTTTATCTGTAACGCCGGCGCCGCGACTGCTGCGACCGACAATTCGCGCCCGTGCGAGCGCGAGATGGCGCGTGCGTCCCAGCAGCACGGAATTCCGCTCGGCATTCTCTACGCGGTCGGCCTGACCGAGACCGGCCGGCGCGGCGCGCTTCATCCTTACGCGCTCGGCGCCGATGGACAGACCGTATTCGCCAAAGACATGAACGACGCGATCGCCAACTTCGAAGCCATGCGAGCTAGGGGGATCAAGCTGATCGACCTCGGCTGCATGCAGATCAACCACTACTATCACGGCGACAAATTCGTCTCGGTCCGGGCGATGTTCGATCCCGCAGGGAATGTCGACTACGCCGCGCGCTTCCTGAAGGAGCTGAAGCAGCGCGAGGGCAGCTGGACCATGGCGGTCGCCCGCTACAATGCAGGCCCCAACAACCAGCCGGCGCAGAAGCGCTACGTCTGCCACATCGTCGCGCATCTCGTCTCGAGCGGCTTCGGCGCGTGGACCGACAAGGCGCGCTCGTTCTGTCAGCCCAAGACGAGCTGA